The genomic DNA TCACCTTAGCTCCCTTACCCTTAAGATATTCTATAGTAGGTAATGCTGCTTTAATCCTAGTATCATCACTAATGTTTCCCTCCCTTAAAGGAACATTAAAATCACACCTTACCAAAGCTCTTTTACCCGAAAAGTCAAAATCCTTTATTGTTTTTATTGACATTAACAACTACCTCATGAGTATTTATTCTTATTTAACTAATTTTTGTGCAAGGTCAACTACTCGTGTAGAATATCCGAACTCATTATCATACCATGAAAGCACTTTAACAAAACCATTCAATAATACCATTGTTTCAAGACCATCAACTATTGAAGAATGAGAGTTTCCCTTAATATCTGAAGACACTATAGGATCTTCCGTATACCCTAAAATACCACTAAGTTCCTTAGTTTCAGACGCTTTCTTAAGAGTGGAATTTATTTCCTCTTTTGTAACATCCTTTTTCTTAAGTTGCACTGTAAGGTCAACAATTGAACCTGTTGGAACAGGAACTCTCATTGAAGTACCATTAAGTTTACCCTTAAGCTCAGGCAAAACAAGACCAACAGCTTTAGCAGCACCTGTTGAAGTAGGAATAATTGACAACGCTCCTGCTCTTGCTCTTCTAAGGTCAGAATGTGGAAGGTCAAGAATTTTTTGGTCATTTGTATAAGCGTGAACAGTAGTCATAAGTCCTTGTTCAATCCCAAAAGCTTCATGAAGTACTTTTGCAAGAGGCGCAAGACAATTTGTTGTACATGAAGCATTTGAAACAGCTTTCAAATCAGAAGTAATCTCACGATCATTTACACCAAGCACGATAGTCTTAATCTCATCCTTAGCAGGAACGGTCAAAATTACCTTTTTAGCCCCAGCATGCTCAACATGGTCAAGATATCCACCCCTATCACTTGTCGCTGATGAGAAAACCCCTGTTGATTCAATTACAACATCAACTCCAAGTTTCCCCCAAGGAAGGTTCTTCGGATCTTTCTCAGCAATAATCTTTATTTCCTTACCATCCACTACAATAGCCTTCTCTCTTGCTTCAACCTTCCTATTGTATACCCCAAAAGTTGAATCATACTTTAAAAGGTGAGCAAGTGTCTTAGGATCTGTCAAGTCATTTATCGCAACAACTTCAATCCCCCTTTCAAAAGCAATTTTAAAAACATTTCTACCTATACGTCCAAAGCCATTAATAGCTAACTTCATACAAAACCTCCATATTTTTTTATTACTACTAGAATTATTAAATCATAAATTAATTAATAGCAAGTGTCAAACTATTTTTTATAAAAATCGTATATCCTTCCTGTATATAATCTCTTAAAAGAGTAGAAGATTTTAAAACCCCCCTAGAAATATAGTCACCTACTTCTTCAACCAAAATTTCACCAAGAATATCTGACTTATTATAACTAATAAAACTAGAGCTATCGTTATTATATTTTAAAGCTCCCTCTTTAAGAACTAAAAATACATCATCTTTTTTTACATCATTCATGCTTCCTACATTAATAAGAACATCATCTTTTTTAATTTGAAGTATTTTTCCCTTTTTGGGCAAATAATTATTAAAATCCCTAGAGAAAGAATTTAAAACTTCACTCAAATAAAGAACTCCTCCCGAGTTATAGTTAAAAGTACTAACCTTAACGCCTGTCTTCCCTGAATAAACATCAATCTTTAAGCTAGCCGAATTTTTAAAAACATCTACATCAAGATCAAAAATCAAAAACAAATCAAGATCATTGTTTCTTGCATAAGAAAATCCTTCAGAAAAGCTACTTATCAAATAATCTTTATTTTTATTATAATCAAAGCTATAATTTACTACTTCTATGCTTAGATTGCGCTCAATTATTCTCTCAGCATATCTTAAAATTAAATCATTTGCTCCAAAAACTTTATTCTCATTTTGAGTGAAAACACCTACCCTATATACCGTTCGATCTTCATAAAGCTTATTTAAATCACCAATACTCCTATACCCATATCTAAAAAATAAAGAACTTCTAACATCAAATGCAACCATATCATAAAAATCCAAAATCTTAGAATCCAAAATATTTCTCTGATTTGTTAAATAATAAAGTTCTTCATAAGCCATTACATCCAATTTTAGAAGCTTATAAATCTTTGCAAGTAAAAATCTAGCACTATCATTATCAGGATAAATATCAACAGCATTTTTTGCATTAAATATTGCTCCGTCTAAATTCAAATTTTTAAAAGCTTTAAGCCCCTCTTTTTCATACCTCTTAGAAATTTCCACATTAACATTATTATTTTGAACAAAACTTCTAAAATTAGATACAAAGAAACTCTCCTCTAAAGCAATAGCATAAAACTCCAAGTCCTTTTTCATGCCTTTAGCTTTTTCTAAGTTTAAAATAGCTTTATTAACCTCTCCAAGTTTTAAATAAGAATAACCAAGCAAGTAATAAAGCTCATCAGCATTCTTATCAACAAGTATTGCCCTTTGAAGAGCATCAACTGCATCTTCATATTTAGACTGATACAAATAAACAAGCGCAAGCAAGCGGTAAGCATCAACAAATCCAAAATCTTTATAAGTAGTACCTACCAACATTAAATAATTTTGAGCATATTTCTCTGCAACTCCTAAGTTCTTAGTACTAATAAAAAATTCTGATACTCTTTTATGAAAATCTGGAAACGAAGTAAAATTACCCCTAACCTTGTTAATCAAATGCTGTGCTTTATCATTCATATCCAATTTTTCATAAATATTCATAAGACGTTCAAAGGCATTATAATTTGTCTGACTATACTCAAGAATTGAGAGATAATAATTAGCAGCTGCAATAAGCAAACCCTCTTCCTCAAAGATTGAAGCAAGACCTACTAAAGCATCAATATTATTTTTCTGTTTAGAGAGAACTTCCGAATAAAATTTTTTAGCTTGTGTCGCTCTATTGTTTTTAAGCAATATATTCGCATAAAGGATTTTATACTCAATATCACCATTTGACATTTTATAAGCTTTTTCTATAAAAAATTGAGCTTGACTATATATTTTTAACAGATAATAAATTTCCGCAATAAACTTATATGCCTCATAATAATTAGGATTTATCTTAACAGCCTCAAGAAGTTCATCAATAGCATCATAATATTTTTGTACAAGATAATATTCTTGCGCACTTTGATAATACTCAATTGCTGTTACAGATCCTATTAAATTTCCAAAACTTAAATTAAAAATTAAAAAAATGCCTAAAAATCGCTTCAAATTCACAACACTTCCTTCCGGGAAATCTTTATTACCTTAATGTTTCTCTGTTGCATATTTTTAATAGTAAATGTCAAGTTATTATATTCTATTTTTTCGTTTTTTAAAGGAATTCTTCCAAATAAATCATAAACAAACCCACCAAGAGTGTCGAAATCCCCATCTGGAAGACTCAATCCAAGTTTCTCATTTAAATCTTCTATCAAAACTCTAGCAGTGCAAAGATAACTACCATCATCAAGAGGAACTATTTCGTCAAGTTCATTATCAAATTCATCTTGAATATCTCCAACAATCTCCTCAAGAATATCTTCAAGGGTAACAAGGCCTGAAACTCCCCCATACTCATCGACCACAATAGCAATATGAATATGACTCTCTTGAAATTCTTTTAAAAGAGAATCAATTTTCTTACTCTCGGGAACAAACATTACATTACGCATAATATCTTTTAAATCTATTTCATAAAAATCCTTTTTATACATATGAAAAAGAATATCCTTAGTATGAATTATCCCAATAATATCATCAATTGTTTGCTTATAAACAGGAAATCTTGAATGATTACTAGATGTTACAACCTTTAAAAGTTCATCTTTACTTCCAAAATAATCAACAAAGATCACACTTATTCTTGGAATCATAATTTCCTTAACAATAGTTCCTTTAAGAGAATTAAAATTATTTATTAAAGAAGTTTCAAATTTCGATTTACTCTCATTATCCTCATCAGCACCTCTTCTTTTTTTATTTTTAATTAAATTAAAAAAATTTAACATCAAAATACCCTTCGGGTTTCTCTTAAGACCTGTTCTTGAATAATTAGCATCGCCTCTTTTTGAAAATCATTTGTTTTATGAGTATATCCTATTAAATGTAGTATTCCGTGTATAGTAACTCTTTGAAGCTCTTCATATATTGCAACATTAAATTCCAAAGCACTAAACTTTAAGTATTCAAGAGATATTACAAGATCACCCCGTATTCCACGATTCAACTGACCACTCTCTTCAAGATAATTAAAAGAAAGAATATCAGTGGGCTCAGCTCTTTGTCTAAACTCACTATTCAACTTTTGGATATAAGAATTACTACAAAGAACAATAGAAAGCTCATATTTTTTAACGCAAAGATAACCCAAAACAGATAAAACAAAATTATAATAAGCATCCAAATGCTCAAACTCAACATCTTCTGCCCATAAGCTTAAATCTTCTTCTATCAATTCAATATATCCTAGAAAAATTATAACCTAAAAAAGATATCATGTTAAACAGAATAAGTTTTAATTTTATAATTAAAACCCTTTTAAAATTAAACTTTAAAAAAGTCTTTAATCGTATCTTCAAAATCATCTTTTTGAAGATACCCAACAGAAACTTTTGGTTTATCTCCAACAGGAACAAATATAATAGTAGGAAGACTCTGAACACCAAGTGACATAGAAATTTCTTGTTCCTTATCAGTATCTACTTTATAAAAATCAATTCTATCTCCATATTCTCTTGAAAGTTCATCATAAATTGGGGAAAGCATTTTACAAGGACCACACCAATCAGCATAAAAATCAATTATTGCAGGTTTTTTGCCCTTAAAAGCCCATTCTTTATTATTCTCATAATCAAAAACTTTATCAATAAACTCCTGCTTAGTTAAACTAATTGCCATATTTTCTCCTAAATTAATCGATTTTTCATTATAACATAAATACAATATAATCAATAAGGGACTAAATATAAAAATGAACTTAATACTAATAAGCTTACAAGAATTCAAAAATGGAATTATTATGAGTGATTTTAGAGCAAAACATATTACTGAAATACTCAAGCTTGAAAACAACGAAAAATTTAAATTTGGAATCATTGAAGAAGAATGGATTTATTCTTGTACATACAAAAAAGATATAAAACTTTTTTTTAAAGAAAATCATAAAATAGCAAAGTCAAATAAGCTAAAAAAGATAAAAGTAATACTTGGTTTAGTGCGTCCAATAACAGCAAAAAGAATAATTAAAGACCTTGCTAGCATTGGAGTTTCTGAAATTATTTTCTTCAACGCCTCGCTTAGTGAAAAAACTTACTCATGCTCTAAACTATTTCAAGAAAAAGAATATGAGAAATATCTAATAGAAGGTGCCATGCAAGGTGGTATTACCTATATACCAAAAGTAAAAATTCTCAATAATCTAACAGATACTCTAAGAAATGCAGAATATGAAAACTTTAAGCGCACAAAAATACTACTTGAAAAAGAAAGCGATAATAATTTGATTGATGTCAACATAAAAACAGATAATGCTATTATTATGATTGGACCAGAAAGAGGATTTACAGAAAAAGAGATAAAGTCAATAAAAGACAATGATTTTCTACCTTATTCCATATCTTCAAACATATTAAGAACAGAAACAGCTACAATCGTATCTTCCAGCATTATTGCATCAAAAATGACTAATAAGTAACATTTTTTGAAAGATATTGTAACTCAACCGGAAGTTTTTTATCTAAAATATCTTCAACTGATATTATATACATCCTTTTAATGGAAAATATTCCAACTTGCCCTATATTATCTTGATTTACATTTTCAATCATACCTAATGAATCTGCCTCAATGAACATTCCTCTTGTAATTTTGTCTTTAAAAGCAATAAAAATACCAAAGTCAGCATTATGTCTTACAATTGAATCTTTAAATGCTCTAACTTGAGTAATAGTGACACCACCTCCTTTAACTTCAATAACCGCAAGGAGTTTTTTATCATTAAAATTATACGCAATATGTCCATCAATACCACCATCTCCTGTTTGTTTCGTTTGATGAGCTTTAAATATATACTCTATTAACCATCGTTCAAAAGCATGTTTATCTTTCAATGCAAGTTTCTCAGCTCCTGCAATGTCAATAGGAAATCCTATCACACTATAGGAAGCTGATAATGGTGCAAGCCGTTTCTCTTCAATAAGTCCAATTGCAAGATGGTTAATATCAATTCCAATCCATCTTCTTTTAAGCTTTTCAGCAACAGTAACAGTGGTTCCACAGCCACAAAAAAAATCAGCAACAAGATCCCCCTCATTAGAACTGGCCTTAATAATACGCTCAAGTAAAGCCTCAGGTTTTTGTGTTGGATACCCAAGTCTCTCTTTAGCCTGAGAGCTAATATAAGAAATTTTCCAAACATCACCTTCTCTAACACCCTCCTTATTCAAAGTTTTATTACTAACAAAATACTTTTCACCTTTTTTAACCCTATGTAAAATACCTTGCATCTTCCTCTTTTTAGAAGCTTCAGTATAATCAGTGTAAAGCAAATTAAAAGTATAACTCCTAGATTTTGTATAAAAAAAAATAATATCATGCAAACTCTGAAATTTATTTGCCTTTCCTGTCCACCTTCTATAATGCCAAATAATTTCATTCCTAAAATTCTTTAACCCAAAAATAATGTCACAAATAATTTTTAAATAATGAGACATTGTAGGATCACAATGTAAATAAAAACTTCCCGTATCTTTTAAAACCTTATGCATATAATAAATACGATGCGCCATCATTGTAAGATAAGAACTCTGAGAATTTGTAAAAATTTTACGATTAGTAGTCAAAAACTCGTAAAGATTCAAGTTATCAAGACCTTTAAGCTGCTCAATTTCACTTGAAAGCTTTACATTGCTCCAAGTATCAATAAAAGCTTCTTTTAAAACTCTATTTTTTTCTCCATTCTCTTTATCCTTAATCATATCTTCAAAAAGCATATTGTAATTTCTATTTGAATTAAAAGGAGGATCAATATAAATAAGATCAATAAATCCCTTCGGGTATTTCTTATGAAACTCCCTTAAAATATCTAAATTATCACCATAATATAAAGTATTCTGCATAATAACTTAATTTACTACTGTTTGGTTTATAAGCTTATCATAAATATAAAGTTCAACTATAGAGCCTTTTAATGCTTCATAAGGCAATTTAATAAGACCTCCCCTAGATTTAAAAGAATAAAGCAAAGAACTATTCCCACTAGAATCTTTTACTCTAATCATTATATCTACATTAGAGGGATACATATCTAGCTTATAAGTCAAAATACCAAAAACACTCAAATTATCTATTTTGGGTTCATTAATAGTAATTATCAATTTACTTAAATTCTCAATCTCAGTATTTGCTGGCAAAGATTGAAGAATAACACTTCCATAATTATTTCCCTTCACCAAATTTATATCAAAAGGAATTTCATCATTTAAAAGAGAGATAATCGCATCTTTATAATAAAGCCCAATATAATTTTTAACATGTTTAACCAAATTTTTTGTCTGACCCCTACTTACTAAAAACTGAAGGTCAACTAAACCTGTAATTTTAGTACCTGGAGATGGTTCTTGCCTTATTATCGTTCCTTTTGAAAGCTCGCTCTCAACTTCAATAGGTTTTAGCGCATGATAAAAAACTCTATTATTATTTATTGAATTAGCTTTCAAATTAACAAGCACATCATCAATATTCTTCCCAATAAAACTATCAACCTTATTAACCACTGCTCCTTTACTAATAAATATCGTAACTCTATTTTCAAGTCTTAAAGCAGTACCAGCCTTAGGTCTCTGCTCTATTACCTTTCCTTTATCAAGAGAGGTTGACGAAAATTTAAGCTCAATATAAGGAACAAGCTCTTTATATTGAAGTTCGGTAATCGCATCTTCAAGATAAAGCCCACTGAGATTTGGAACAATAACAATATCATTACTCTTCAAAAAGATAAAAAATATTGCACACGAAATAATTAGAGATCCAAAAATAGTAATCATTAAACCTTTGACTATATGACTAGGCAAAATGGGTACTTCGTCATCAAAATTTTCATCTTCTTTATACGAACTATGATGTCTATTTATCTTTTTACTGTCTAAAAAGAAATTATTCTGCTTCCTATTATCATTCAATATTACACCATCCCTTACATTCAAACTTTAAGAAAAATTTTTCCTATCAAATCTCTATTTCCATTATAAAAAGACTTATAATCCAAAACCTTTCTACCAGCTCTTTGAAGTTCTAAGAGCAAAAGAATTCCATCTCCTGTCTTTACAAAAAGACCTTTATTGGGACAAAATGAAACAATCTCCCCTATTGCTTTATCACAATAATCATTATTCTCTATAAAGTTTGCTCTATGAAAAATAACTTCATCCTCTCCTAATTTAGCCCTTACAAGTGGCCAAGGGTTGCAAGCATTAATTCTGTTCTTAATTTCAAAAGCACTCAAACTAAAATCAATAATCCCATATTGCTTACTCAAAAAAGAACAATACGTTGCCTGATTTGAGTCTTGAGGAACTCCAACACTTCCTTTCTCTATTTTACTTAAAGCTTCCAGAACAAGTTCAACACTATTTAAAGAAACATATTCAAAAATATCAGCACTTGTATTAAAGCTCTTTATTTCAAACTGCCTCTGTGCTAAAATATTGCCACTATCCATCTCTAAAGCCATTTTTTGTACTGTAATTCCACTAATACTTTCCCCATTTAAAATAGCTGTTTGAATGGGAGAAGGCCCTCTATACTTTGGTAAAAGAGAAGGATGTACATTAATGCTTCCCATTGGAAAAATATCTAAAAATTCTTGCTTAAATATCTTTCCATAAGAGAAAACCAACATAAGATCAGGTTTCAATTCTTTAATTGCTTCTATCGTAGATAAATTAAGTACCAAAGGATCTAAAACTGGAATACCTCTATTCACGGCCTCAATCTTAATCTTGTTTGCTTTTAAATTTAAACCCCGTCCACTTGGCTTATTAGGTGCCGTTAAAACACCAACTATACTATGTTGACCAGCAATCTCTTTAAAAACCTCTAAAGCAATACTACTAGAGCTTGCAAAAAAAACTCTCACCTCTCAACAAGTCTCCTTTTTTTCATATAAGATCTCAACAATCTATTTCTAAGTTTATCCTCATAATAATCAATAAAAAGCACTCCTTTTAAATGATCCATCTCATGCTGAACAATTCTAGCCAGAAATTCCGAATTTTCGATTTTAAAAAAATTACCATCCTCATCATAAGCCTCTATTGCAACAGCTTTTGGCCTTACGAGATCATAAAAAATTCCAGGAATACTCAAACAACCCTCTTTATAAACAGAGAGTTCAAAAGAAGTTTCTGTTATTAAAGGATTAATAAAAATTAAAGGTTTTGTTAATTTATCCTCTCTTACAACAAAAATAGATAAATCAAGACCTACCTGAGGTGCTGCTAATCCAACACCACTACTAGCATCCATTAACTCTATCATTTTAAAAGCCGTATTTCTAATGTCATCATCAATATTTAAGACTGACTTAGTCTGCACCCTAAGCAAATCATCAGGATATAAAACCATCTTCATAAAATCTTCAAACCACTTTATCTAAGACTATGTCTTTATCTTACCAAAAAGTTTCCACTCTTCATTACCTACTTCTGAAAAATAGATACTACCCTTCCGAGATTTAGGAAAAGCATAAAGTTTATCTTCATTTTCATCCTTGAATACCAAATATTCCTTAAGTTCTATCTTTGAAGGAAAGAGTTTTTTATCCTGGCCATTCATCCTCAATCTCCAATGACCATCCAGTGTTTTATAAAAAAAAACCTTATCATCAAAAGTATTAATTTCATAATGATTACCCGTATGAACAATATCATCTAATTTTGAAGTTCCTAAAACATAACTTAAAAAATCCTTATCAAACTGAACAGTATCCTTGATAGACCCCACATAGGCAGCCTTAATTTGCTCGCTTTTTGAATCAACAAAAAATAAAGTAGGACTTTGTTTTAAATTAATTTCATCAAAAATTTCATTATTCATGTCAACAACTAAAAAAACATTATTTTGTGTAACAACTTTAAGAATTTGATCATCTTTAAAAGAATTCAAAAAATCTTTTATTAAATTATCCTTAATATCTTTACCAACCAAAATTAAAACATTTTTATTTAACTTTCTAGCTTCATTTATAGCATCTCTATAAGAATTCTCAAAAATAATATCCGATGTTAGTGCAAATAAATTCACAAACCCAAAAGTAATAAACATTATCAATAAAGCTTTAATTTTCATATTTTGCTAGTTAATCTCTCTAAAAATTTTAACTCTTCACCACTAAAATGTTCTTTTAAACTAAAAAACACAAATTCATGATATCTGTTAATATATTGCAACTCATCTTCCGAAAGCATTTCATTTACAATCAATTCTTTTTCAAAAGGAACAAGCGTTAATTGCTCGAATTCTAAAAAATTTCCAAATTCATTTGAATAACTTTGCTTTACAAAAGCTAAATTTTCAATTCTAATTCCATGCTTAGAATCACGATAAATTCCAGGTTCAATAGAAGAAATCTCAGACCCCTTAAAAGAATAAGTAGAAAAAGGACTAATAGAAACAGGAAGCTCATGTACATTTAAAAAAAATCCTACGCCATGCCCCGTCCCATGAGCAAAATTTAACCCCCTCTTTAACAAAGGAAGCCTAGCAATTCCATCAAGAGAAGCACCTGAAATACCAAATGGAAATTTTAAAGATGCAAGAGCAATAAAAGATTTAAGAACCAAAGTATAATCTTCCCTCTCTTCAAAAGAAGGCTCTCCTATCAAGATAGTCCTTGTAATATCTGTAGTACCAAGCTCAACATAAGAACCTCCAGAATCTATTAAAAGTAACCCACTAGAGTCTATTCTCTTAGCACCTTTCTTGGGACTATAATGAGGCAAAGCACCATTTTCTTTAAATCCAACTATTGAATCAAAACTAGAACTGAAAAATTCATTATTCAACATCCTAAAACTTAAAAGCATATTTGCAATATCAACTTCATCTAGCTTAGATAACTCATCTCTACTTAAATTCTTAAAGCTATACAGAAATTTTATCAAACTCACAGCATCAATAATATGCGCCTCTTTCATTTTGCTAATTTCATAATCCGATTTTATTGTCTTAAGCTCATTAACAATACTTTGTCCAAGAACTGTATTTGATTCACCAATAGATTCTAATATCTTAACATTACTATCAACTGATACAAAAAACTTCCCTTCATGCTTGATTTCCATCAAGAATGAATAAAAATTACCATAGTCTTCAATCTCAAATCCTTCACCCTCAAGTCTCTCTTTTAAATCAGAATCAAGATTTAAAACATCAATAAAGAGAACATTTCTATGCCTTTTACTCCTAGTAATAAACAAAAAAGCATAAAATAAAGCAGACGGCTTAATATCCAATCCTCTCAAATTCAAAATCCAAGCTATTTCATCTAAAGAACTTACGATGTAAAAATCAACTGCCTTTTCTTCTAATCTTACTTTAAGATTATTAATCTTATCCGCTCGTTTATTATTCCTCTGTGATTCACTCAGTTCAAATATTTTATTTCCTTCCAATATAGGCCTATCATTCCAAATGTTTGAAATCAAATCTTCATCTAAAATTTCAATCTCCGTATTCCTGCACTTCTTAACTAAATCATTATAAAACTTTATACTAATATCTTCAGCATAAAACCCAAGCCTCAATCCCTTAAGATTTGTATTGATATAACCAAAAACATCTGGATACCCCTTAACACCAAGCTTCATTAGCTTAAACTCAGTTCCTTCAATTTCACTTGCTGCCTGTAAAAAATATCTGCCATCAG from Borrelia turcica IST7 includes the following:
- a CDS encoding aminopeptidase P family protein gives rise to the protein MDIETKILFLRNLMIKSGIDAYIIASYDPHMSEYSHVRFNAREFITGFTGSAGTVIITEKEALLFTDGRYFLQAASEIEGTEFKLMKLGVKGYPDVFGYINTNLKGLRLGFYAEDISIKFYNDLVKKCRNTEIEILDEDLISNIWNDRPILEGNKIFELSESQRNNKRADKINNLKVRLEEKAVDFYIVSSLDEIAWILNLRGLDIKPSALFYAFLFITRSKRHRNVLFIDVLNLDSDLKERLEGEGFEIEDYGNFYSFLMEIKHEGKFFVSVDSNVKILESIGESNTVLGQSIVNELKTIKSDYEISKMKEAHIIDAVSLIKFLYSFKNLSRDELSKLDEVDIANMLLSFRMLNNEFFSSSFDSIVGFKENGALPHYSPKKGAKRIDSSGLLLIDSGGSYVELGTTDITRTILIGEPSFEEREDYTLVLKSFIALASLKFPFGISGASLDGIARLPLLKRGLNFAHGTGHGVGFFLNVHELPVSISPFSTYSFKGSEISSIEPGIYRDSKHGIRIENLAFVKQSYSNEFGNFLEFEQLTLVPFEKELIVNEMLSEDELQYINRYHEFVFFSLKEHFSGEELKFLERLTSKI